The Zonotrichia leucophrys gambelii isolate GWCS_2022_RI unplaced genomic scaffold, RI_Zleu_2.0 Scaffold_377_50306, whole genome shotgun sequence genome includes a window with the following:
- the LOC135441623 gene encoding olfactory receptor 6E1-like, producing MGPENETAVTEFILEGFPELDPRLQVFFSLVLLLMYLTTVMGNATIIFLVCVDHHLQTPMYFFISNLAFLEIWFTSSTSIKLFVMLSSGQNTLSLSSCFAQNYFYFAMGCTEFMLLVVMSFDRYVAICQPLLYAAIMKPQLCVRLVVAAWVLSFALLSYRLLFLSELSFCGSKIPHFLCDNSPLFKLSCSDTSLLWKIDSVFISCVVLGSLCLTLAFYICILFCVLHLPAASGRKKALTACSSHLITLSIAYGSCIALYTRPAEAVSLSTNRIVALLNTVLYPFLNPFIYSLRNKPVILALSKSIARARTKLFP from the coding sequence ATGGGACcagaaaatgaaacagcagTTACTGAGTTCATCCTAGAGGGCTTCCCAGAGCTGGATCCAAGGCTGCAGGTATTTTTCTCTCTGGTCCTTCTGCTCATGTACCTGACAACAGTGATGGGGAATGCAACCATCATTTTCCTCGTGTGTGTGGATCACCACCTGCAAACCCCCATGTACTTTTTCATCAGCAACCTGGCCTTCCTGGAAATCTGGTTTACATCCTCCACAAGCATCAAACTGTTTGTGATGCTGAGTTCTGGTCAGAACACTCTCTCACTAAGCAGCTGCTTTGCCCAAAACTATTTCTATTTTGCTATGGGCTGCACAGAGTTCATGCTGCTCGTTGTCATGTCCTTTGACCGCTATGTTGCCATCTGCCAACCTTTGCTCTACGCTGCCATCATGAAGCCTCAGCTCTGTGTCCGCCTGGTTGTTGCTGCTTGGGTCCTCAGCTTTGCCCTGCTGAGCTACCGGCTGCTCTTCCTCTCTGAGCTGTCCTTCTGTGGCTCCAAGATCCCCCATTTCCTTTGTGACAACTCCCCCTTGTTCAAACTGTCCTGCTCTGACACCAGCCTGCTGTGGAAAATAGACTCTGTCTTCATATCCTGTGTTGTGCTGGGTTCCTTGTGTTTGACTCTGGCATTTTACATCTGCATCCTTTTCTGTGTTCTGCATCTTCCAGCAGCCTCAGGGAGGAAGAAAGCTTTGACTGCGTGTTCTTCCCATCTCATCACCTTATCCATTGCCTACGGGAGCTGCATTGCTCTCTACACACGTCCTGCAGAAGCTGTTTCCTTGAGCACCAACAGAATTGTAGCTCTGCTGAATACAGTCCTGTACCCATTCTTAAACCCATTCATCTACAGCCTTCGGAACAAACCTGTGATCCTGGCCCTGAGCAAATCCATTGCAAGGGCAAGAACAAAGCTTTTCCCCTAA